Proteins from a genomic interval of Streptomyces sp. Tu6071:
- a CDS encoding DUF6479 family protein gives MDTTQWNLAANSAAIIMPVIGVFVVAALIAAFAYGRRLRARQPAPPKPDEQPHLPEGGPIGEERELREPDEMEPREARLTPHELNGGGRGRTGAALRRRNASGTRTAAEGSAAAASAEPSRQRGHGAVQRAAHARTRACAALLHVTERGRAGPGGRRTRREAGTRDRGTGGSGGAAPRERTRFGVPPRMAPADPGLAGRLFRRPGT, from the coding sequence ATGGACACGACCCAGTGGAACCTGGCGGCCAACTCGGCCGCGATCATCATGCCGGTCATCGGTGTGTTCGTCGTCGCGGCACTGATCGCGGCCTTCGCCTACGGGCGCAGGCTCCGGGCGCGCCAACCCGCCCCGCCGAAGCCCGACGAGCAGCCCCACCTGCCCGAGGGCGGCCCGATCGGCGAGGAGCGCGAGCTGCGCGAGCCGGACGAGATGGAGCCGCGCGAGGCCCGGCTGACGCCGCACGAGCTGAACGGCGGGGGACGGGGCAGAACCGGCGCAGCCCTTCGCAGAAGGAACGCAAGTGGGACGAGAACAGCAGCGGAGGGTTCGGCAGCGGCGGCTTCGGCTGAGCCGAGCAGGCAACGGGGACACGGGGCCGTACAGAGGGCCGCACACGCGCGCACGCGCGCGTGTGCGGCCCTCTTGCACGTCACGGAGCGGGGCCGTGCCGGGCCAGGAGGGCGTCGCACGCGTCGCGAGGCGGGCACGCGCGATCGCGGTACGGGAGGGTCTGGGGGTGCCGCGCCACGTGAAAGGACACGGTTCGGGGTGCCGCCGCGGATGGCACCGGCCGATCCCGGCCTCGCGGGACGCCTCTTTCGGCGGCCCGGGACATGA
- a CDS encoding YeeE/YedE family protein → MTTAPAPTADTPASRRGPLAPVSTSAPPPAAEPLPPVNKIPLAVAAVIGAGLTAWTWSEHGAKPGVLLLLGIALGVALFHSRFGFTSAWRQLIAVGNGTGLRAHTLLLGTTAALFALVIGTGTGLFGTTPAPSAGPIGFGLLIGAFLFAVGMQLGGACASGTLFAVGSGQSTIVLTLAGFVAGSTLAAWQWELWRDLPAADPFLFSDHFGGWGGSLAVTLVALAVVYAVARRVQARRNPPPVGVPPSARTAAARVLRGSWTLWAGALVLAVLGAGVLLVSGGAWGVTSAFALWGSRIADLLGGDPSGWAYWQQAGNAAQLHGPVLADKNSLTDFGIMIGAGVAAAAGGVWTLHRSIPARTALAGVLGGVLMGIGARMAGGCNIGAYLAGIASGSLHGWIWGAVALLGTYAGLKLRPLFGLGNPKPTDSVC, encoded by the coding sequence GTGACCACCGCCCCCGCTCCCACGGCGGACACCCCGGCAAGCCGCAGGGGACCGCTCGCCCCCGTATCCACGAGCGCCCCGCCGCCCGCTGCCGAGCCCCTGCCGCCCGTCAACAAGATCCCGCTCGCCGTCGCCGCCGTCATCGGCGCCGGGCTCACCGCCTGGACCTGGTCCGAGCACGGCGCCAAGCCCGGCGTGCTGCTCCTGCTCGGCATCGCCCTCGGCGTCGCGCTCTTCCACTCCCGCTTCGGCTTCACCTCCGCCTGGCGGCAGCTCATCGCGGTCGGCAACGGCACCGGGCTGCGCGCCCACACCCTCCTCCTCGGTACGACCGCCGCGCTCTTCGCGCTCGTCATCGGCACCGGGACCGGACTCTTCGGCACCACGCCCGCGCCGAGCGCGGGACCGATCGGATTCGGCCTGCTCATCGGCGCGTTCCTCTTCGCCGTCGGGATGCAGCTCGGCGGCGCCTGCGCCTCCGGGACGCTCTTCGCGGTCGGTTCGGGACAGAGCACGATCGTCCTCACGCTGGCCGGTTTCGTCGCGGGCTCGACGCTCGCCGCCTGGCAGTGGGAGCTGTGGCGCGACCTCCCCGCCGCCGATCCCTTCCTCTTCTCCGACCACTTCGGCGGCTGGGGCGGCTCCCTCGCCGTGACGCTCGTCGCGCTCGCCGTCGTGTACGCCGTCGCGCGCCGCGTCCAGGCCCGCCGCAACCCGCCGCCGGTGGGCGTGCCGCCGTCCGCGCGCACGGCCGCCGCGCGCGTGCTGCGCGGCTCCTGGACGCTGTGGGCCGGCGCCCTCGTCCTCGCCGTGCTCGGCGCGGGCGTGCTCCTCGTCTCCGGCGGCGCCTGGGGGGTCACGAGCGCCTTCGCGCTGTGGGGCAGCCGCATCGCCGACCTGCTCGGCGGCGACCCCTCCGGCTGGGCGTACTGGCAGCAGGCGGGCAACGCGGCGCAGTTGCACGGCCCGGTCCTCGCCGACAAGAACAGCCTCACGGACTTCGGCATCATGATCGGCGCGGGTGTCGCCGCCGCCGCGGGCGGCGTCTGGACCCTGCACCGCTCGATCCCGGCCCGCACCGCCCTCGCGGGCGTCCTCGGCGGTGTCCTCATGGGCATCGGCGCGCGCATGGCGGGCGGCTGCAACATCGGCGCCTACCTCGCGGGCATCGCCTCGGGCAGCCTGCACGGCTGGATCTGGGGCGCCGTCGCGCTCCTCGGCACGTACGCGGGCCTCAAGCTGCGCCCCCTCTTCGGCCTCGGCAACCCGAAGCCCACCGACAGCGTGTGCTGA
- a CDS encoding polysaccharide deacetylase family protein — MPAVPRPARRRGRARIAALTASAALALGLSGCTSLHTVTPASERGHASAKVLMADQPVDCRKAKCIALTFDAGPSKHTPQLLKILKEKKVHATFFLLGKNHIERYPKLVKQISDEGHEVAEHTWSHRRLTDLSEKDVRRELSRTQNAVEDLTGKAPTLMRPPQGRTSDEVSKICKEFGIAQVLWSATAKDYATTDSKLIEKRILDQSKRDGVILLHDLYDGTVPAVPHIIDALRAKGYTFVTVPELMAPGAPKPGQVYRP; from the coding sequence ATGCCCGCAGTCCCCCGTCCCGCCCGTCGCCGCGGCCGTGCCAGGATCGCCGCGCTCACCGCGAGCGCCGCCCTCGCGCTCGGCCTGAGCGGCTGCACGAGCCTGCACACGGTGACTCCGGCGAGCGAGCGCGGGCACGCCTCCGCGAAGGTCCTGATGGCCGATCAGCCGGTGGACTGCCGCAAGGCGAAGTGCATCGCGCTCACCTTCGACGCGGGCCCCAGCAAGCACACGCCGCAGCTGCTGAAGATCCTCAAGGAGAAGAAGGTCCACGCGACGTTCTTCCTGCTCGGCAAGAACCACATCGAGCGCTACCCGAAGCTCGTCAAGCAGATCTCCGACGAGGGCCACGAGGTCGCCGAGCACACCTGGTCGCACCGCAGGCTCACGGACCTGTCCGAGAAGGACGTGCGCCGGGAGCTGTCGCGCACCCAGAACGCCGTCGAGGACCTCACCGGCAAGGCGCCCACGCTGATGCGCCCGCCGCAGGGCCGCACGAGCGACGAGGTCTCGAAGATATGCAAGGAGTTCGGGATAGCGCAGGTGCTGTGGAGCGCGACCGCGAAGGACTACGCGACGACGGACTCGAAGCTCATAGAGAAGCGCATACTCGACCAGTCCAAGCGGGACGGCGTGATCCTCCTGCACGACCTGTATGACGGCACCGTCCCCGCCGTGCCGCACATCATCGACGCGCTGCGGGCGAAGGGTTACACCTTCGTGACCGTGCCGGAGCTGATGGCCCCCGGGGCGCCGAAGCCGGGACAGGTCTACCGGCCCTGA
- a CDS encoding phosphotransferase: MTGDKSPGGAADGPTGGSWGELIGSGRSADVYALGAEWVVRRYRSARDTAAEAAVMRRVASYGYPLPALRPGPFAANEMVVRRIEGPTLARALTTGDASAAEGAALLAALLRRLHRVPPPEGAPAGHRLLHLDLHPENVLLSPAGPVVIDWESAAVGPPGLDWASSALILAEASLRLDVAALIELFLPEFLVLAPPELGTYLTAARERRERIPGLTAEERALPGAAFALLPPLWADARARYDAERHP, encoded by the coding sequence ATGACGGGTGACAAGTCGCCAGGCGGGGCCGCGGACGGGCCTACCGGCGGGTCGTGGGGGGAACTGATCGGTTCCGGGCGCAGCGCCGACGTGTACGCGCTCGGCGCCGAGTGGGTGGTGCGCAGGTACCGCTCGGCGCGGGACACCGCGGCGGAGGCGGCCGTGATGCGCCGCGTCGCCTCGTACGGCTATCCGCTCCCCGCCCTGCGCCCCGGGCCCTTCGCCGCGAACGAGATGGTCGTGCGCCGGATCGAGGGGCCGACGCTCGCGCGGGCGCTCACGACCGGGGACGCGAGCGCGGCGGAGGGTGCCGCGCTGCTCGCCGCTCTCCTGCGGCGGCTGCACCGCGTCCCCCCGCCGGAGGGCGCTCCCGCCGGGCACCGGCTGCTCCACCTCGACCTGCACCCGGAGAACGTGCTGCTCTCCCCCGCCGGTCCCGTCGTCATCGACTGGGAGTCGGCGGCGGTGGGCCCGCCGGGTCTCGACTGGGCGTCGAGCGCGCTGATCCTCGCCGAGGCGAGCCTGCGGCTCGACGTCGCCGCTCTCATCGAGCTGTTCCTGCCGGAGTTCCTGGTCCTCGCCCCGCCGGAGCTGGGCACGTACCTGACGGCGGCCCGGGAGCGGCGCGAGAGGATACCGGGGCTCACGGCGGAGGAACGCGCGCTCCCCGGCGCGGCGTTCGCGCTCCTCCCCCCGCTCTGGGCGGACGCGCGTGCTCGCTACGATGCCGAGCGGCATCCGTAG
- a CDS encoding rhodanese-like domain-containing protein, translated as MTTHLSPAEARARLKELTVVDVRSPGEFAAGHLPGAYNVPLDQLDRAVPVLRETTGDGDLLVVCAAGPRSEAARTRLAERGVGAAVLSGGTNAWSEEGGDLELSAGGGRTPWDMNRQVRFAAGSLVLLGLLAGRKAPKARLLAVGIAGGLVHSGVSGSCGMAAVLGRLPFNRPDDSAIDATIEALRDR; from the coding sequence ATGACCACCCACCTTTCTCCCGCCGAGGCACGCGCGCGTCTCAAGGAGCTGACCGTCGTCGACGTCCGCTCCCCCGGCGAATTCGCCGCCGGGCACCTGCCCGGCGCCTACAACGTGCCGCTCGACCAGCTCGACCGCGCGGTGCCGGTGCTGCGCGAGACCACCGGTGACGGCGACCTCCTCGTCGTGTGCGCGGCGGGGCCACGCTCCGAGGCCGCGCGGACGCGGCTCGCGGAGCGAGGCGTCGGCGCGGCGGTCCTCAGCGGCGGCACCAACGCCTGGTCCGAGGAGGGCGGCGACCTGGAGCTGTCGGCCGGCGGCGGGCGCACGCCGTGGGACATGAACCGGCAGGTGCGTTTCGCCGCGGGCTCGCTGGTGCTGCTCGGACTGCTGGCGGGGCGCAAGGCGCCCAAGGCCCGGCTCCTCGCGGTGGGCATCGCGGGCGGCCTCGTCCACTCCGGCGTCTCGGGCTCGTGCGGCATGGCCGCCGTCCTCGGCAGGCTGCCGTTCAACCGGCCGGACGACAGCGCGATCGACGCGACGATCGAGGCGCTGCGCGACCGCTGA
- a CDS encoding ribose-phosphate diphosphokinase: MRDIAVFSGSAHPELAAEVCRHLEVPLSPARINRFANDCLEVQLEANCRERDVFLIQPLVAPVQEHLVELLMMCDAARGASAGRITVVMPHYSYARSDKKDMPRISLGGRLVADLLVTAGASRVLALTLHSPQVHGFFSVPVDHLHALRELATHFRKLDLSNTTVVSPDLGNAKEAAAFARLLGTRVAAGAKQRFEDDKVSISAVIGDVADRDVIVLDDEIAKGSTVLELLDRLRELGARSVRVACTHGLFASGALKRLSEQPEILEIVCTNSVPVPEAERTEKLTVLSVAPALAEAVRRIHNGESVSALFDGL, from the coding sequence GTGCGAGACATCGCCGTCTTCAGTGGTAGTGCCCATCCCGAACTCGCGGCGGAGGTGTGCCGGCACCTGGAAGTGCCGCTCTCGCCCGCGCGGATCAACCGCTTCGCCAACGACTGCCTGGAGGTGCAGCTGGAGGCGAACTGCCGGGAGCGGGACGTGTTCCTGATCCAGCCGCTCGTCGCGCCGGTGCAGGAGCACCTCGTCGAACTGCTCATGATGTGCGACGCGGCGCGCGGCGCCTCGGCGGGGCGGATCACCGTCGTCATGCCGCACTACTCCTACGCCCGTTCCGACAAGAAGGACATGCCGCGCATCTCGCTCGGCGGGCGGCTCGTCGCCGACCTCCTCGTGACGGCGGGCGCGAGCCGGGTCCTCGCGCTGACCCTGCACTCGCCGCAGGTCCACGGCTTCTTCTCGGTCCCCGTCGACCACCTGCACGCGCTGCGGGAACTGGCCACGCACTTCCGCAAGCTGGACCTGTCGAACACGACGGTGGTCTCGCCCGACCTCGGCAACGCGAAGGAGGCCGCGGCCTTCGCGCGGCTGCTCGGCACACGGGTCGCGGCGGGCGCGAAACAGCGCTTCGAGGACGACAAGGTGTCGATCAGCGCGGTCATCGGCGACGTCGCCGACCGCGACGTCATCGTCCTGGACGACGAGATCGCGAAGGGCAGCACGGTCCTCGAACTGCTCGACCGGTTGCGGGAGCTGGGGGCGCGTTCGGTGCGGGTCGCGTGTACGCACGGGCTCTTCGCCTCGGGCGCTCTCAAGCGGCTGAGCGAGCAGCCGGAGATCCTGGAGATCGTGTGCACCAACTCGGTGCCGGTCCCCGAGGCCGAGCGCACCGAGAAGCTGACGGTGCTCTCGGTGGCTCCCGCGCTCGCAGAGGCGGTCCGGCGCATCCACAACGGCGAGTCGGTGAGCGCCCTCTTCGACGGGCTCTAG
- a CDS encoding class I SAM-dependent methyltransferase gives MFTSQGPTLRELATQALSSVEQGYDLLAPKFDATPFRTPEPWLHAVTKALRPLGPFDDGLDLCTGTGAGLRTLLPLCRRRVTGVDFSAGMLEVARTVAARTHPVTGPPAVDWVRADAMALPFREGYDLAVSFGAFGHFLPDDRPRLFARVRQSLRPGGVLAFPLAAPLSASTSAWWAASGFDAAMRLRNALRRPPFVMYYRTWPYSAVRGDLLRAGFAERLVPLDDFGHRPDGTPRAALLVARKL, from the coding sequence GTGTTCACCTCTCAGGGACCGACTCTCCGCGAGCTGGCCACCCAGGCGCTCTCCTCCGTCGAGCAGGGCTACGACCTGCTCGCGCCCAAGTTCGACGCGACGCCCTTCCGCACGCCCGAGCCGTGGCTGCACGCCGTCACGAAGGCCCTGCGCCCGCTCGGCCCCTTCGACGACGGCCTCGACCTGTGCACGGGCACGGGCGCGGGCCTGCGCACGCTGCTGCCGCTGTGCCGCCGCCGCGTGACGGGGGTCGACTTCAGCGCCGGGATGCTCGAAGTGGCCCGTACCGTCGCCGCGCGGACCCACCCCGTGACGGGGCCGCCCGCCGTGGACTGGGTCCGCGCCGACGCGATGGCGCTGCCCTTCCGCGAGGGCTACGACCTCGCGGTGAGCTTCGGCGCCTTCGGCCACTTCCTGCCCGACGACCGGCCCCGGCTCTTCGCCCGGGTCCGCCAGTCGCTGCGCCCCGGGGGCGTCCTCGCCTTCCCGCTCGCCGCCCCGCTGTCCGCGAGCACTTCCGCGTGGTGGGCCGCGAGCGGCTTCGACGCGGCGATGCGACTGCGCAACGCGCTGCGCAGGCCGCCGTTCGTCATGTACTACCGCACGTGGCCCTACAGCGCGGTCCGCGGCGACCTCCTCCGGGCCGGTTTCGCCGAGCGCCTCGTCCCGCTCGACGACTTCGGCCACCGCCCCGACGGCACCCCCCGCGCCGCCCTCCTGGTGGCCCGCAAGCTCTGA
- a CDS encoding VOC family protein: MSRTFQVTFDAHDPVALSLFWRDALGYVLPGPPGAELAEGEDPLAAWDAFLARLGVPEEARRTRSAIEDPAGAGPRVFFQRVPEGKTAKNRVHLDVRAAPGLAGEERMAALEAECARLVALGARRLARYEPEPPLSAGHLVLADPEGNEFCLD; this comes from the coding sequence ATGAGCCGTACCTTCCAGGTCACCTTCGACGCCCACGACCCGGTGGCCCTCTCCCTCTTCTGGCGCGACGCGCTCGGGTACGTGCTCCCCGGCCCGCCGGGTGCCGAACTCGCCGAGGGCGAGGACCCGCTCGCGGCGTGGGACGCCTTCCTCGCGCGGCTCGGGGTGCCGGAGGAGGCGCGCCGGACGCGCTCGGCGATCGAGGACCCGGCGGGTGCCGGACCGCGGGTCTTCTTCCAGCGGGTGCCGGAGGGGAAGACGGCGAAGAACAGGGTGCACCTGGACGTACGGGCCGCGCCGGGGCTCGCGGGCGAGGAGCGGATGGCGGCGCTGGAGGCGGAGTGCGCGCGGCTCGTGGCGCTCGGGGCCCGGCGGCTCGCGCGGTACGAGCCGGAGCCGCCGCTGAGCGCGGGGCACCTCGTCCTCGCCGACCCCGAGGGCAACGAGTTCTGCCTCGACTGA
- a CDS encoding glycoside hydrolase family 16 protein encodes MRALRRHRPLSALVVAAALGATALLPASANAEPARAAAASFTEDFDGAAGSAVDGSKWQLETGDNVDNHERQYYTSGTDNAALDGDGHLVITAKKENPAGYQCWYGSCEYTSARLNTSGKFSSTYGHVETRMKIPRGQGIWPAFWMLGDDIGSVGWPNSGEIDIMENVGFEPNTVHGTIHGPGYSGSGGIGAGYSLPGGAAFADDFHTFAVDWNPDSISWSVDGNVYQTRTPADLGGNQWVFNKPFFIILNLAVGGYWPGDPDGSTQLPQQLVVDYVHVTTGAAAKEQQKAAAGGH; translated from the coding sequence TTGCGCGCCCTCCGGCGGCACCGTCCGCTCTCCGCACTCGTCGTGGCCGCCGCCCTCGGCGCCACCGCGCTCCTGCCCGCCTCCGCGAACGCCGAGCCCGCGCGGGCCGCCGCGGCGAGCTTCACCGAGGACTTCGACGGCGCCGCCGGCTCGGCCGTCGACGGCTCCAAGTGGCAGCTGGAGACCGGCGACAACGTCGACAACCACGAACGGCAGTACTACACCTCGGGCACCGACAACGCGGCCCTCGACGGGGACGGACACCTCGTCATCACCGCCAAGAAGGAGAACCCGGCCGGATACCAGTGCTGGTACGGGAGTTGCGAGTACACCTCCGCACGGCTCAACACCTCCGGCAAGTTCAGCAGCACCTACGGGCACGTCGAGACCCGCATGAAGATCCCGCGCGGCCAGGGCATCTGGCCGGCCTTCTGGATGCTCGGCGACGACATCGGCTCGGTCGGGTGGCCCAACTCGGGCGAGATCGACATCATGGAGAACGTCGGCTTCGAGCCGAACACCGTGCACGGCACGATCCACGGGCCCGGCTACTCGGGCTCCGGGGGCATCGGCGCGGGCTACTCGCTCCCGGGCGGCGCCGCCTTCGCCGACGACTTCCACACCTTCGCGGTCGACTGGAACCCCGACTCGATCAGCTGGTCCGTCGACGGCAACGTCTACCAGACCCGCACCCCCGCCGACCTCGGCGGCAACCAGTGGGTCTTCAACAAGCCGTTCTTCATCATTCTCAACCTCGCGGTCGGCGGCTACTGGCCCGGCGACCCGGACGGCTCCACGCAGCTCCCGCAGCAACTCGTCGTCGACTACGTGCACGTGACGACGGGCGCGGCGGCGAAGGAGCAGCAGAAAGCGGCAGCCGGCGGCCACTGA
- a CDS encoding helix-turn-helix transcriptional regulator, with product MTETAARDGERSTTERVLVLLGLLQRGRSWSGPELAARLGVTSRTVRRDVERLRALGYPVHALQGVGGGYRLGAGSELPPLLLDDEEATATAASLLAGAGGGGPGAGEAALRALAKIDRVMPARLRHEVSALAGAVEFFEGGPERVEPASLVTLAGACRDEVEARFRYPSRGEVTERRVEPYRLVASDRRWYLLAYDLDRDDWRTFRVDRMTEVAARTWRFTPRPAPEDAAAYVQRGVVTGAYPHRARFLVHAPAEEVRAQVPASAALVHARGEHACELVSGGSVPDRILAYVAMLGHPFEVIEPPELVERCAAMAERLRAAAERRVSPAEDSRTPGN from the coding sequence GTGACGGAGACGGCGGCGCGTGACGGCGAACGGAGTACGACCGAACGGGTGCTCGTCCTCCTCGGCCTCCTCCAGCGCGGGCGGAGCTGGAGCGGCCCCGAGCTGGCAGCGCGGCTCGGCGTCACGAGCCGCACCGTGCGCCGCGACGTCGAGCGGCTGCGCGCGCTCGGCTACCCCGTGCACGCCCTCCAGGGCGTCGGCGGGGGCTACCGGCTCGGCGCGGGCAGTGAGCTGCCGCCGCTGCTGCTCGACGACGAGGAGGCGACCGCCACCGCGGCCTCGCTGCTCGCCGGGGCCGGCGGGGGAGGGCCCGGCGCGGGAGAGGCCGCGCTGCGCGCCCTCGCCAAGATCGACCGCGTCATGCCCGCCCGGCTGCGCCACGAGGTGAGCGCGCTCGCCGGGGCCGTCGAGTTCTTCGAGGGCGGCCCCGAGCGCGTGGAGCCCGCGAGCCTCGTGACCCTCGCCGGGGCCTGCCGCGACGAAGTCGAGGCCCGCTTCCGCTACCCCTCGCGCGGCGAGGTGACCGAGCGCCGCGTCGAGCCGTACCGCCTCGTCGCCTCCGACCGCCGGTGGTACCTCCTCGCCTACGACCTCGACCGCGACGACTGGCGCACGTTCCGCGTCGACCGCATGACCGAGGTCGCCGCGCGCACCTGGCGGTTCACCCCGCGCCCGGCCCCCGAGGACGCGGCGGCCTACGTCCAGCGCGGCGTGGTCACGGGCGCCTACCCGCACCGCGCCCGCTTCCTCGTGCACGCCCCCGCCGAAGAGGTACGCGCCCAGGTCCCCGCGTCCGCCGCGCTCGTCCATGCCCGCGGCGAGCACGCCTGCGAACTCGTCAGCGGCGGCAGCGTGCCGGACCGCATCCTCGCGTACGTCGCGATGCTCGGCCACCCCTTCGAGGTCATCGAACCGCCCGAGCTGGTCGAGCGCTGCGCGGCGATGGCCGAGCGCCTCCGCGCGGCGGCCGAGCGCCGCGTCTCCCCGGCCGAGGACAGCCGCACGCCGGGCAACTGA
- a CDS encoding aldo/keto reductase — protein sequence MTTPAPLRGLSDGHRLPALGLGTYPLDDAGAESAVRTAAASGYRLFDTAVNYRNETGTGRGIAACGLPREELYVTTKLPGRDHGYEETLKSFDASRQRLGVEYVDLYLIHWPLPRVGKYVDSWRAMIKLRDEGLVRSLGVSNFTPEHVRRLEAETGVLPTVNQIEMHPLLPQDELRAFHREKAIVTQSWSPLGRGSELLDDPAIGEVAARHGVTPAQAVLRWHLQLGALPVPKSADPGRQRANLDVFGFELSDDELRRIGERPERRLGGDPDTHEEF from the coding sequence ATGACGACCCCCGCACCACTGCGCGGCCTGAGCGACGGCCACCGCCTGCCCGCGCTCGGCCTGGGCACCTACCCGCTGGACGACGCCGGAGCCGAGAGCGCGGTCCGCACCGCCGCCGCCTCCGGCTACCGCCTCTTCGACACGGCGGTCAACTACCGCAACGAGACCGGCACCGGGCGCGGGATCGCCGCCTGCGGACTGCCGCGCGAGGAGTTGTACGTCACGACGAAGCTCCCCGGGCGCGACCACGGCTACGAGGAGACGCTGAAGTCCTTCGACGCCTCGCGGCAGCGCCTCGGCGTCGAGTACGTCGACCTGTACCTCATCCACTGGCCGCTGCCCCGCGTCGGGAAGTACGTGGACTCCTGGCGCGCGATGATCAAGCTCCGCGACGAGGGCCTGGTCCGCTCCCTCGGCGTCTCGAACTTCACGCCGGAGCACGTGCGCCGCCTGGAGGCCGAGACGGGCGTGCTGCCCACCGTCAACCAGATCGAGATGCACCCGCTGCTCCCGCAGGACGAACTGCGCGCCTTCCACCGCGAGAAGGCGATCGTGACGCAGAGCTGGAGCCCGCTGGGCCGGGGCAGCGAACTGCTCGACGATCCCGCGATCGGCGAGGTCGCCGCCCGCCACGGGGTCACCCCGGCGCAGGCGGTGCTGCGCTGGCACCTCCAGCTCGGTGCCCTGCCCGTGCCGAAGTCCGCCGACCCCGGCCGGCAGCGCGCCAACCTCGACGTCTTCGGTTTCGAGCTGTCCGACGACGAGCTGCGCCGCATCGGCGAGCGCCCGGAGCGCAGGCTCGGCGGCGACCCGGACACGCACGAGGAGTTCTGA
- a CDS encoding RidA family protein: MRRIHPEGLHPTPGYSHVTVVPAGPTAYLSGQCPLDTEGRLVGEGDVLTQTDQVVANALRALAAAGAGPSDVVRTVVHVLTSDRATLDAVWERLRGSALGPALTSAATLLGTSALGYPGQLVEVDLTAALPEARPTPDNTR, encoded by the coding sequence ATGCGCAGGATTCATCCGGAAGGTCTCCACCCGACCCCCGGCTACAGCCACGTCACCGTCGTCCCCGCCGGACCGACCGCCTACTTGTCGGGCCAGTGCCCCCTCGACACGGAGGGTCGCCTCGTCGGCGAGGGCGATGTCCTGACGCAGACCGACCAGGTCGTCGCGAACGCGCTGCGCGCCCTTGCCGCCGCGGGTGCGGGCCCCTCCGACGTGGTGCGGACCGTCGTCCACGTCCTGACGTCCGACCGGGCGACGCTCGACGCGGTGTGGGAACGCCTGCGGGGCTCGGCGCTCGGCCCGGCGCTCACGAGTGCGGCGACCCTCCTCGGCACCTCGGCGCTCGGCTACCCCGGGCAGCTCGTCGAGGTGGACCTGACGGCGGCGCTTCCGGAGGCTCGGCCCACCCCGGACAACACGAGGTAA
- a CDS encoding GNAT family N-acetyltransferase — protein sequence MTDTRHGPLRLRPAHERDAPFLERMLLEAFHWDRPRFALAELLALPRAAHYVSGWPGAGDFGVVAEDARGRGLGAAWARHFPADDPGYGHVSPTLPELTLAVVPGERGTGVGGALLDALVLAAEEAGCPGLSLSVEDGNRARGLYERRGFVPVGREGDADTLALRFGGR from the coding sequence ATGACGGACACGAGACACGGCCCGCTTCGGCTGCGCCCCGCGCACGAGCGGGACGCCCCCTTCCTGGAGCGGATGCTCCTGGAGGCGTTCCACTGGGACCGCCCGCGCTTCGCCCTCGCCGAACTCCTCGCTCTGCCCCGGGCCGCGCACTACGTGAGCGGCTGGCCGGGGGCCGGGGACTTCGGCGTCGTGGCGGAGGACGCGCGGGGGCGGGGGCTGGGGGCCGCGTGGGCTCGCCACTTCCCGGCCGACGATCCGGGGTACGGGCATGTCTCGCCGACCCTCCCGGAGTTGACGCTCGCCGTCGTCCCCGGGGAGCGGGGCACAGGCGTGGGCGGCGCGCTGCTCGACGCGCTGGTCCTGGCGGCGGAGGAGGCGGGGTGCCCGGGGCTGAGCCTGAGCGTCGAGGACGGCAACCGGGCGCGCGGGCTCTACGAGCGGCGCGGCTTCGTGCCCGTGGGACGCGAGGGGGACGCGGACACGTTGGCGCTCCGCTTCGGGGGCCGATGA